The Struthio camelus isolate bStrCam1 chromosome 14, bStrCam1.hap1, whole genome shotgun sequence genome has a window encoding:
- the USP19 gene encoding ubiquitin carboxyl-terminal hydrolase 19 isoform X3 has translation MSSSANAPGQRRVSRGLDDATNKKKQKDRANQESKEVSRPELEQAETAQERDSEEELLLDWKQNADEIIVKLNLGSGALKVEDVDAAFTDTDCVVKLPDGRQWSCQFYEEIESSCSKVQCKKGNFLQLVLQKKIPLHNWASLLKRRKDGSKEVAKGAMCWENGKEKAAAVEVAPEEPRAEGAEPPRSRREPSNPKRTQGRSEALGGKSPASPGAQSGPSAKRAVYLKAAPSEEEPNARVTGSVEPSKGHGGRSGSRRNGRASQGDAPTALTDVAPPLEKAAILAKETGPVEMPPLTATTEVFPHHVATCVEKRVLQPGSPGEASRSRDCTPVLGESSKAIPVATPPLSRDSEKRDWSKDDVALEAAADEPEPIVSLTFVKNDSYEKGNDLVVVHVYVKEIHKETSKVLFREQDFTLVFQTSDANFLRLHPGCGPHTVFWWQVKLRNLIEPDKCTYSFTVSRINVCLKKRHSQRWGGLEAPAARGAVGGAKVAMPTGPTPLDKSPPGSNQHPLSSKEEARASDKEKPRVEDGGLDGVAARTAPEHVAVKQEPHIPSPKPTCMVPPMTHSPVSSESVEDEEDEDEKKKVCLPGFTGLVNLGNTCFMNSVIQSLSNTRELRDYFHDRSFESEINYNNPLGTGGRLAIGFAMLLRALWKGTHHAFQPSKLKAIVASKASQFTGYAQHDAQEFMAFLLDGLHEDLNRIQNKPYTETVDSDGRPDEVVAEEAWQRHKMRNDSFIVDLFQGQYKSKLVCPVCSKVSITFDPFLYLPVPLPQKQKVLTVYYFAKEPHKKPIKFLVSISKENSSAMEVLDSVAHSVRVKPENLRLAEVIKNRFHRMFLPSHSLDTVSPTDLLLCFEVLSPELAKERVVELQVQQRPQVPSGPVAKCAACQKKQLSEDEKLRRCTRCYRVGYCNVACQKTHWPDHKALCRPENIGFPFLISVPESRLTYARLAQLLEGYARYSVSVFQPPFQLGRMSPEQGLQPLLLDKLEPPAKSSCAAATSAPELGDGDRALSLPQEPPLSPPVPELHPELGDTGTVRSKVLAARSSLLSLDSGFSEHMESQSDSCCEKEPSYERALKPEAAIPGYQHTPDSLSARATQFYINKIDAANKEHKLEDKGDTPLELTDDCSLALVWKNNERLKEFVLVESKELECVEDPGSASEAARAGHFTLEQCLNLFTKPEVLAPEEAWYCPKCKQHREASKQLMLWRLPNVLIIQLKRFSFRSFIWRDKINDMVDFPVRSLDLSKFCIGRKGEQQLPMYDLYAVINHYGGMIGGHYTAYARLPNDKNSQRSDVGWRLFDDSTVTTVDESQVVTRYAYVLFYRRRNSPVERPLPGHPPDHRAERTPSAEAAASQELEAEEQELQLEAPQRPARHSWRPRGQKRSPGTPQHPDEGCVRYFVLATTAAIVALFLNVFYPLIYQTRWR, from the exons ATGTCCAGCAGCGCCAATGCCCCTGGCCAGAGGAGAGTGTCTCGGGGCTTGGATGATGCCACCAACAAGAAGAAGCAGAAGGATCGAGCCAACCAGGAGAGCAAGGAAG TGTCTCGCCCTGAGCTCGAGCAGGCTGAGACTGCCCAGGAGAGGGACTCAGAGGAGG AGCTGCTGCTGGACTGGAAGCAAAATGCCGACGAGATCATCGTCAAGCTGAACTTGGGCAGTGGAGCTCTGAAGGTGGAGGATGTGGACGCTGCTTTCACCGACACTGATTGTGTGGTCAAACTACCAG ATGGGCGCCAGTGGAGCTGTCAGTTCTATGAAGAGATCGAGAGCTCCTGCAGCAAGGTCCAGTGTAAGAAGGGCAACTTTCTGCAGCTTGTGCTTCAGAAGAAGATCCCGCTCCACAACTGGGCTTCGCTTCTG AAGAGACGGAAGGACGGATCCAAAGAGGTGGCCAAAGGGGCCATGTGCTGGGAGAACGGGAAGGAGAAGGCTGCTGCTGTAGAGGTGGCCCCTGAAGAGCCAAGGGCTGAAGGCGCAGAGCCGCCGAGGTCCAGGCGGGAGCCCTCCAACCCAAAGCGCACTCAGGGAAGAAGCGAGGCCCTGGGAGGGAAAAGCCCAGCCAGCCCAGGGGCACAGAGTGGCCCCAGCGCCAAGCGGGCAGTATACCTCAAAGCGGCTCCAAGCGAAGAGGAGCCGAACGCCAGGGTCACTGGGAGCGTGGAGCCCAGCAAAGGGCACGGCGGGAGGTCAGGCAGCCGTCGCAATGGCAGAGCCAGCCAGGGCGATGCGCCCACAGCCCTCACAGACGTCGCACCGCCACTGGAGAAG GCTGCGATTTTGGCAAAGGAAACTGGTCCTGTGGAGATGCCGCCTCTCACAGCCACCACAGAGGTGTTTCCCCACCATGTTGCCACTTGCGTGGAGAAGAGAGTCCTGCAGCCAGGCAGCCCAGGCGAGGCCTCTCGGAGCCGGGACTGCACGCCTGTCCTGGGAGAAAGCTCTAAGGCCATCCCAGTGGCCACCCCTCCCCTGAGCAGAGACAGCGAGAAGAGAGACTGGTCCAAGGATGACGTGGCTCTGGAAGCAGCAGCTGACG AGCCCGAGCCCATAGTGAGCCTGACCTTTGTGAAGAATGACTCGTATGAGAAAGGCAATGACCTGGTGGTGGTGCATGTCTACGTGAAGGAGATCCACAAAGAGACATCCAAGGTGTTGTTTCGAGAGCAAGATTTTACGCTGGTTTTCCAGACGAG CGACGCAAACTTCCTTCGCCTCCATCCTGGCTGTGGGCCCCACACAGTGTTCTGGTGGCAGGTGAAGCTCAG GAACCTTATTGAGCCGGACAAGTGCACATACAGCTTCACAGTGTCTCGCATCAACGTCTGCCTGAAGAAACGCCACAGCCAGCGCTGGGGGGGGCTGGAAGCTCCAGCCGCACGAG GTGCAGTGGGTGGTGCAAAGGTTGCCATGCCTACAGGCCCTACCCCGCTGGATAAGAGCCCGCCAGGCAGTAACCAGCACCCCCTGTCCAGCAAGGAGGAGGCCCGAGCCAGCGACAAAGAGAAGCCTCGTGTAGAGGATGGGGGTCTGGACGGTGTGGCAGCCCGTACGGCCCCAGAGCATGTGGCAGTGAAGCAAGAGCCGCACATCCCCTCT CCCAAGCCAACATGCATGGTGCCGCCGATGACGCACAGCCCAGTGAGCAGCGAGAGCGTGGAGGatgaggaggacgaggacgagaaGAAGAAGGTGTGCCTGCCTGGCTTCACGGGGCTGGTGAACCTGGGCAACACTTGCTTCATGAACAGCGTCATCCAGTCCTTGTCCAACACCCGGGAGCTGCGCGACTACTTCCATG ATCGGTCCTTCGAATCGGAAATCAACTACAACAACCCGCTGGGGACAGGGGGCCGCCTGGCCATTGGCTTCGCCATGCTGCTGCGAGCGCTGTGGAAGGGCACGCACCATGCCTTCCAGCCCTCGAAGCTGAAG GCGATCGTGGCCAGTAAGGCCAGCCAGTTCACTGGCTACGCCCAGCACGACGCTCAGGAGTTCATGGCCTTCCTGCTCGACGGCCTGCATGAGGACCTCAACCGCATCCAGAACAAGCCCTACACAGAGACAGTTGACTCGGATGGGAGGCCCGATGAG gTGGTAGCTGAGGAGGCCTGGCAGCGACACAAGATGAGAAATGATTCCTTCATTGTGGACCTGTTCCAGGGCCAGTACAAATCCAAGCTGGTGTGTCCAGTGTGCTCTAAG GTGTCCATCACCTTCGACCCCTTCCTGTACCTACCGGTGCCCCTCCCGCAGAAACAGAAGGTGCTGACTGTCTACTACTTCGCAAAAGAGCCGCATAAGAAACCTATCAAG TTCCTCGTGAGTATCAGCAAGGAGAACTCCAGTGCCATGGAGGTACTCGACTCGGTGGCCCACAGCGTGCGCGTGAAACCGGAGAACCTGCGCTTGGCAGAG gTGATCAAGAACCGCTTCCACCGCATGTTCCTGCCGTCCCACTCGCTGGACACTGTGTCCCCCACGGACCTGTTGCTCTGCTTCGAGGTGCTGTCCCCAGAACTAGCCAAGGAGCGGGTGGTAGAGCTGCAGGTCCAGCAG CGTCCACAGGTGCCCAGCGGCCCTGTCGCCAAGTgtgcagcctgccagaagaagcAGCTGTCGGAGGATGAGAAGCTCAGGCGCTGCACGAGGTGCTATCGAGTCGGTTACTGCAACGT GGCATGTCAGAAAACACACTGGCCAGACCACAAGGCTTTGTGCCGCCCCGAGAACATCGGCTTCCCCTTCCTCATCAGCGTGCCGGAGTCCCGCCTCACCTACGCCCGCCTAGCCCAGCTACTGGAGGGCTATGCGAG GTACTCGGTCAGCGTGTTCCAGCCTCCGTTTCAGCTAGGCCGGATGTCGCcagagcaggggctgcagcctctgctcctggacAAGCTGGAGCCCCCAGCCAAGAGCAGTTGTGCGGCGGCCACGTCCGCCCCCGAgctgggggacggggacagggctctCAGCCTCCCGCAGGAGCCCCCGCTCTCGCCACCTGTACCCGAGCTGCACCCAGAGCTGGGGGACACTGGCACTGTGAGGAGCAAGGTGCTGGCAGCCAGGAGTTCCCTGCTGAGCTTGGATTCAGGCTTCTCCGAGCACATGGAGTCGCAGAGCGACAGCTGCTGTGAGAAGGAGCCATCCTATGAGAGAGCCCTCAAGCCGGAAG CTGCCATCCCTGGGTACCAGCACACTCCAGACTCGCTGAGCGCCCGTGCCACGCAGTTCTACATCAACAAGATCGACGCTGCCAATAAAGAGCACAAGCTGGAAGATAAAG GCGACACCCCGCTGGAGCTGACGGACGACTGCTCCCTCGCCCTGGTCTGGAAGAATAACGAGCGCCTCAAGGAGTTTGTGTTGGTGGAGTCCAAGGAGCTGGAGTGCGTGGAGGACCCGGGCTCGGCCAGCGAAGCAGCCCGTGCAGGCCACTTCACCCTGGAGCAGTGCCTCAATCTCTTCACCAAGCCCGAAGTGCTGGCCCCGGAGGAAGCATG GTACTGCCCCAAGTGCAAGCAGCACCGCGAGGCCTCCAAGCAGTTGATGCTGTGGCGCTTGCCCAACGTCCTCATCATCCAGCTCAAGCGCTTCTCCTTCCGCAGCTTCATCTGGAGGGACAAGATCAACGACATGGTGGACTTCCCTGTCCG GAGTCTGGACCTGAGCAAGTTCTGCATCGGCCGgaagggcgagcagcagctgcCCATGTATGACCTGTACGCTGTGATCAATCACTACGGTGGCATGATTGGCGGGCACTACACGGCGTACGCCCGCCTGCCCAACGACAAGAACAGCCAGCGCAGCGACGTGG GCTGGCGGCTCTTCGACGACAGCACAGTGACCACCGTGGACGAGAGCCAGGTGGTGACCAGATACGCCTATGTCCTCTTCTACCGCCGGAGGAACTCTCCTGTGGAGAGACCCCTGCCGGGGCACCCCCCAGACCACCGAGCCGAGCGCACCCCCTCTGCCGAAGCTGCTGCCAGTCAG GAACTGGAGGCTGAagagcaagagctgcagctcgAGGCGCCCCAAAGGCCTGCAAGACACTCCTGGAGGCCCCGTGGCCAGAAGAGGAGCCCAGGCACCCCCCAACACCCGGACGAAGGCTGCGTCCGATACTTTGTCCTGGCCACCACGGCCGCAATTGTGGCTCTCTTCCTGAACGTCTTCTACCCCCTCATTTACCAAACGCGCTGGAGATAG
- the USP19 gene encoding ubiquitin carboxyl-terminal hydrolase 19 isoform X8 yields the protein MSSSANAPGQRRVSRGLDDATNKKKQKDRANQESKEELLLDWKQNADEIIVKLNLGSGALKVEDVDAAFTDTDCVVKLPDGRQWSCQFYEEIESSCSKVQCKKGNFLQLVLQKKIPLHNWASLLKRRKDGSKEVAKGAMCWENGKEKAAAVEVAPEEPRAEGAEPPRSRREPSNPKRTQGRSEALGGKSPASPGAQSGPSAKRAVYLKAAPSEEEPNARVTGSVEPSKGHGGRSGSRRNGRASQGDAPTALTDVAPPLEKAAILAKETGPVEMPPLTATTEVFPHHVATCVEKRVLQPGSPGEASRSRDCTPVLGESSKAIPVATPPLSRDSEKRDWSKDDVALEAAADEPEPIVSLTFVKNDSYEKGNDLVVVHVYVKEIHKETSKVLFREQDFTLVFQTSDANFLRLHPGCGPHTVFWWQVKLRNLIEPDKCTYSFTVSRINVCLKKRHSQRWGGLEAPAARGAVGGAKVAMPTGPTPLDKSPPGSNQHPLSSKEEARASDKEKPRVEDGGLDGVAARTAPEHVAVKQEPHIPSPKPTCMVPPMTHSPVSSESVEDEEDEDEKKKVCLPGFTGLVNLGNTCFMNSVIQSLSNTRELRDYFHDRSFESEINYNNPLGTGGRLAIGFAMLLRALWKGTHHAFQPSKLKAIVASKASQFTGYAQHDAQEFMAFLLDGLHEDLNRIQNKPYTETVDSDGRPDEVVAEEAWQRHKMRNDSFIVDLFQGQYKSKLVCPVCSKVSITFDPFLYLPVPLPQKQKVLTVYYFAKEPHKKPIKFLVSISKENSSAMEVLDSVAHSVRVKPENLRLAEVIKNRFHRMFLPSHSLDTVSPTDLLLCFEVLSPELAKERVVELQVQQRPQVPSGPVAKCAACQKKQLSEDEKLRRCTRCYRVGYCNVACQKTHWPDHKALCRPENIGFPFLISVPESRLTYARLAQLLEGYARYSVSVFQPPFQLGRMSPEQGLQPLLLDKLEPPAKSSCAAATSAPELGDGDRALSLPQEPPLSPPVPELHPELGDTGTVRSKVLAARSSLLSLDSGFSEHMESQSDSCCEKEPSYERALKPEAAIPGYQHTPDSLSARATQFYINKIDAANKEHKLEDKGDTPLELTDDCSLALVWKNNERLKEFVLVESKELECVEDPGSASEAARAGHFTLEQCLNLFTKPEVLAPEEAWYCPKCKQHREASKQLMLWRLPNVLIIQLKRFSFRSFIWRDKINDMVDFPVRSLDLSKFCIGRKGEQQLPMYDLYAVINHYGGMIGGHYTAYARLPNDKNSQRSDVGWRLFDDSTVTTVDESQVVTRYAYVLFYRRRNSPVERPLPGHPPDHRAERTPSAEAAASQGLSPVPFGSGLAPEGAPALAAESLPERFGSPAERPAPSYSSMEEVD from the exons ATGTCCAGCAGCGCCAATGCCCCTGGCCAGAGGAGAGTGTCTCGGGGCTTGGATGATGCCACCAACAAGAAGAAGCAGAAGGATCGAGCCAACCAGGAGAGCAAGGAAG AGCTGCTGCTGGACTGGAAGCAAAATGCCGACGAGATCATCGTCAAGCTGAACTTGGGCAGTGGAGCTCTGAAGGTGGAGGATGTGGACGCTGCTTTCACCGACACTGATTGTGTGGTCAAACTACCAG ATGGGCGCCAGTGGAGCTGTCAGTTCTATGAAGAGATCGAGAGCTCCTGCAGCAAGGTCCAGTGTAAGAAGGGCAACTTTCTGCAGCTTGTGCTTCAGAAGAAGATCCCGCTCCACAACTGGGCTTCGCTTCTG AAGAGACGGAAGGACGGATCCAAAGAGGTGGCCAAAGGGGCCATGTGCTGGGAGAACGGGAAGGAGAAGGCTGCTGCTGTAGAGGTGGCCCCTGAAGAGCCAAGGGCTGAAGGCGCAGAGCCGCCGAGGTCCAGGCGGGAGCCCTCCAACCCAAAGCGCACTCAGGGAAGAAGCGAGGCCCTGGGAGGGAAAAGCCCAGCCAGCCCAGGGGCACAGAGTGGCCCCAGCGCCAAGCGGGCAGTATACCTCAAAGCGGCTCCAAGCGAAGAGGAGCCGAACGCCAGGGTCACTGGGAGCGTGGAGCCCAGCAAAGGGCACGGCGGGAGGTCAGGCAGCCGTCGCAATGGCAGAGCCAGCCAGGGCGATGCGCCCACAGCCCTCACAGACGTCGCACCGCCACTGGAGAAG GCTGCGATTTTGGCAAAGGAAACTGGTCCTGTGGAGATGCCGCCTCTCACAGCCACCACAGAGGTGTTTCCCCACCATGTTGCCACTTGCGTGGAGAAGAGAGTCCTGCAGCCAGGCAGCCCAGGCGAGGCCTCTCGGAGCCGGGACTGCACGCCTGTCCTGGGAGAAAGCTCTAAGGCCATCCCAGTGGCCACCCCTCCCCTGAGCAGAGACAGCGAGAAGAGAGACTGGTCCAAGGATGACGTGGCTCTGGAAGCAGCAGCTGACG AGCCCGAGCCCATAGTGAGCCTGACCTTTGTGAAGAATGACTCGTATGAGAAAGGCAATGACCTGGTGGTGGTGCATGTCTACGTGAAGGAGATCCACAAAGAGACATCCAAGGTGTTGTTTCGAGAGCAAGATTTTACGCTGGTTTTCCAGACGAG CGACGCAAACTTCCTTCGCCTCCATCCTGGCTGTGGGCCCCACACAGTGTTCTGGTGGCAGGTGAAGCTCAG GAACCTTATTGAGCCGGACAAGTGCACATACAGCTTCACAGTGTCTCGCATCAACGTCTGCCTGAAGAAACGCCACAGCCAGCGCTGGGGGGGGCTGGAAGCTCCAGCCGCACGAG GTGCAGTGGGTGGTGCAAAGGTTGCCATGCCTACAGGCCCTACCCCGCTGGATAAGAGCCCGCCAGGCAGTAACCAGCACCCCCTGTCCAGCAAGGAGGAGGCCCGAGCCAGCGACAAAGAGAAGCCTCGTGTAGAGGATGGGGGTCTGGACGGTGTGGCAGCCCGTACGGCCCCAGAGCATGTGGCAGTGAAGCAAGAGCCGCACATCCCCTCT CCCAAGCCAACATGCATGGTGCCGCCGATGACGCACAGCCCAGTGAGCAGCGAGAGCGTGGAGGatgaggaggacgaggacgagaaGAAGAAGGTGTGCCTGCCTGGCTTCACGGGGCTGGTGAACCTGGGCAACACTTGCTTCATGAACAGCGTCATCCAGTCCTTGTCCAACACCCGGGAGCTGCGCGACTACTTCCATG ATCGGTCCTTCGAATCGGAAATCAACTACAACAACCCGCTGGGGACAGGGGGCCGCCTGGCCATTGGCTTCGCCATGCTGCTGCGAGCGCTGTGGAAGGGCACGCACCATGCCTTCCAGCCCTCGAAGCTGAAG GCGATCGTGGCCAGTAAGGCCAGCCAGTTCACTGGCTACGCCCAGCACGACGCTCAGGAGTTCATGGCCTTCCTGCTCGACGGCCTGCATGAGGACCTCAACCGCATCCAGAACAAGCCCTACACAGAGACAGTTGACTCGGATGGGAGGCCCGATGAG gTGGTAGCTGAGGAGGCCTGGCAGCGACACAAGATGAGAAATGATTCCTTCATTGTGGACCTGTTCCAGGGCCAGTACAAATCCAAGCTGGTGTGTCCAGTGTGCTCTAAG GTGTCCATCACCTTCGACCCCTTCCTGTACCTACCGGTGCCCCTCCCGCAGAAACAGAAGGTGCTGACTGTCTACTACTTCGCAAAAGAGCCGCATAAGAAACCTATCAAG TTCCTCGTGAGTATCAGCAAGGAGAACTCCAGTGCCATGGAGGTACTCGACTCGGTGGCCCACAGCGTGCGCGTGAAACCGGAGAACCTGCGCTTGGCAGAG gTGATCAAGAACCGCTTCCACCGCATGTTCCTGCCGTCCCACTCGCTGGACACTGTGTCCCCCACGGACCTGTTGCTCTGCTTCGAGGTGCTGTCCCCAGAACTAGCCAAGGAGCGGGTGGTAGAGCTGCAGGTCCAGCAG CGTCCACAGGTGCCCAGCGGCCCTGTCGCCAAGTgtgcagcctgccagaagaagcAGCTGTCGGAGGATGAGAAGCTCAGGCGCTGCACGAGGTGCTATCGAGTCGGTTACTGCAACGT GGCATGTCAGAAAACACACTGGCCAGACCACAAGGCTTTGTGCCGCCCCGAGAACATCGGCTTCCCCTTCCTCATCAGCGTGCCGGAGTCCCGCCTCACCTACGCCCGCCTAGCCCAGCTACTGGAGGGCTATGCGAG GTACTCGGTCAGCGTGTTCCAGCCTCCGTTTCAGCTAGGCCGGATGTCGCcagagcaggggctgcagcctctgctcctggacAAGCTGGAGCCCCCAGCCAAGAGCAGTTGTGCGGCGGCCACGTCCGCCCCCGAgctgggggacggggacagggctctCAGCCTCCCGCAGGAGCCCCCGCTCTCGCCACCTGTACCCGAGCTGCACCCAGAGCTGGGGGACACTGGCACTGTGAGGAGCAAGGTGCTGGCAGCCAGGAGTTCCCTGCTGAGCTTGGATTCAGGCTTCTCCGAGCACATGGAGTCGCAGAGCGACAGCTGCTGTGAGAAGGAGCCATCCTATGAGAGAGCCCTCAAGCCGGAAG CTGCCATCCCTGGGTACCAGCACACTCCAGACTCGCTGAGCGCCCGTGCCACGCAGTTCTACATCAACAAGATCGACGCTGCCAATAAAGAGCACAAGCTGGAAGATAAAG GCGACACCCCGCTGGAGCTGACGGACGACTGCTCCCTCGCCCTGGTCTGGAAGAATAACGAGCGCCTCAAGGAGTTTGTGTTGGTGGAGTCCAAGGAGCTGGAGTGCGTGGAGGACCCGGGCTCGGCCAGCGAAGCAGCCCGTGCAGGCCACTTCACCCTGGAGCAGTGCCTCAATCTCTTCACCAAGCCCGAAGTGCTGGCCCCGGAGGAAGCATG GTACTGCCCCAAGTGCAAGCAGCACCGCGAGGCCTCCAAGCAGTTGATGCTGTGGCGCTTGCCCAACGTCCTCATCATCCAGCTCAAGCGCTTCTCCTTCCGCAGCTTCATCTGGAGGGACAAGATCAACGACATGGTGGACTTCCCTGTCCG GAGTCTGGACCTGAGCAAGTTCTGCATCGGCCGgaagggcgagcagcagctgcCCATGTATGACCTGTACGCTGTGATCAATCACTACGGTGGCATGATTGGCGGGCACTACACGGCGTACGCCCGCCTGCCCAACGACAAGAACAGCCAGCGCAGCGACGTGG GCTGGCGGCTCTTCGACGACAGCACAGTGACCACCGTGGACGAGAGCCAGGTGGTGACCAGATACGCCTATGTCCTCTTCTACCGCCGGAGGAACTCTCCTGTGGAGAGACCCCTGCCGGGGCACCCCCCAGACCACCGAGCCGAGCGCACCCCCTCTGCCGAAGCTGCTGCCAGTCAG GGACTCAGCCCCGTGCCGTTCGGATCCGGCCTGGCCCCCGAAGGAgccccggcgctggcggcggaAAGCCTCCCCGAGCGTTTCGGCAGCCCCGCCGAGCGCCCGGCCCCGTCCTACAGCAGCATGGAAGAAGTCGACTAG